The proteins below are encoded in one region of Salvelinus namaycush isolate Seneca chromosome 39, SaNama_1.0, whole genome shotgun sequence:
- the mgat3b gene encoding beta-1,4-mannosyl-glycoprotein 4-beta-N-acetylglucosaminyltransferase, whose translation MKMRRHRVFLLCTVGLCVISFLHYYKALHYVSLLKELSAPYPNIKSFIMVTGFFWREGGATPLTSAASSSDFAASQEDGPPPALRPSDTKPRIVGAIGPGGGGGRGGGVEMRLREEPAAPQPWGQPEEEPRHRDTDPNEEREGEDLHFKPWYPSHPAHPVRPYAPEEKASAGIDDQVVPSKAPSPDPLETLGDIHTRTHQLQDDPTSYFVRTKAGALCFRQGTEVATPRDDAARPGWPTVTGTGVGSRAGSPGQRKPLAVLNQSHQQPLHPSSSGTSMPPKAKSRGRGGKRLVKCVCRPGWHGPYCGVPTMVYHSNLPTKERLTPRERPRRVINAINVNHEFDLLHVRFHELTQAVDLFLVCESNFTAYGERRPLRFLRLLLNGTYDYVRHKILYVFLDHFPDGGRQDGWIADDYLRTYLTRDGMARVTGSRPDDVFVINDADEIPAREGLLFLKLFDGWTEPFAIHMRKSLYGFFWKQLGSLEVVSGCTVGMLRDVYDADGIRLRRREYYTMPGFRKYENDTGHILVQWAVGSPFHFAGWHCSWCFSPEGIHFKLISAQNGDFPRWGDYEDKRDLNYIRDLIRTGGWFDGSVQEYPPSDPKEHMYAPKYMLENYEKYLYLLENPYVKHEKMIEE comes from the exons ATGAAAATGCGACGTCACAGAGTGTTCTTGCTGTGCACAGTGGGCCTGTGTGTCATCTCCTTCCTCCACTATTACAAG GCCCTGCACTACGTATCCCTGCTCAAGGAGCTGTCGGCCCCGTACCCCAACATCAAGTCCTTCATCATGGTGACAGGCTTCttctggagggaggggggggccaCACCGTTAACGTCGGCTGCCTCGTCGTCTGACTTCGCCGCCTCGCAGGAGGATGGACCCCCGCCCGCCCTCAG GCCCTCAGACACCAAGCCCCGGATCGTAGGGGCTATAGGCCCtgggggtggaggaggaagaggaggtggggtGGAGATGAGGCTGAGAGAGGAACCTGCTGCGCCCCAACCATGGGGTCAACCAGAGGAGGAACCCAGACACAGGGACACGGATCCCAACGAG GAGCGTGAAGGTGAGGACCTCCACTTCAAGCCCTGGTACCCCAGCCACCCAGCCCACCCTGTCAGACCTTACGCCCCAGAGGAAAAGGCCTCGGCTGGGATCGATGACCAGGTGGTGCCCTCCAAGGCTCCATCCCCGGACCCCTTAGAAACCCTGGGGGACATCCACACCCGCACCCACCAGCTCCAGGACGACCCCACCTCCTACTTCGTCCGCACTAAAGCCGGAGCCCTCTGCTTCCGCCAGGGGACGGAGGTCGCCACCCCCAGGGATGACGCGGCACGACCCGGGTGGCCTACTGTGACTGGTACTGGGGTAGGATCTCGAGCAGGCTCCCCTGGGCAACGTAAGCCCCTGGCGGTCCTGAACCAATCCCACCAACAACCACTCCATCCGTCGTCCTCCGGCACCTCCATGCCTCCCAAGGCCAAATCAAGAGGACGAGGAGGCAAACGTCTGGTAAAATGTGTGTGTCGGCCGGGGTGGCACGGGCCCTACTGTGGGGTACCTACCATGGTCTACCACTCTAACCTGCCCACTAAGGAGAGACTGACGCCCAGAGAGAGACCCAGGAGGGTGATCAACGCCATCAACGTGAACCATGAGTTTGATCTTCTCCACGTGAGGTTCCACGAGTTGACCCAGGCTGTGGATCTGTTCCTGGTGTGTGAGTCTAACTTCACCGCCTACGGAGAGAGACGACCACTACG GTTCCTGCGTCTCCTCCTGAACGGAACCTACGACTACGTGCGCCACAAAATCCTCTACGTTTTCCTGGACCACTTCCCCGACGGCGGGCGCCAGGACGGCTGGATTGCTGATGACTACCTCCGTACCTACCTGACCCGCGACGGCATGGCCAGGGTGACCGGATCACGCCCCGACGACGTCTTCGTCATCAACGATGCCGACGAGATCCCCGCCCGCGAGGGACTTCTTTTCCTCAAGCTGTTCGACGGGTGGACGGAACCGTTCGCCATCCACATGAGGAAGTCGCTCTACGGGTTCTTCtggaagcag CTGGGGTCGTTGGAGGTCGTGTCGGGGTGCACAGTCGGAATGCTCCGAGACGTCTACGATGCCGACGGGATACGTCTCCGGCGCCGGGAATACTACACCATGCCCGGGTTCAGGAAGTACGAGAACGACACGGGTCACATCCTGGTCCAGTGGGCCGTTGGAAGCCCCTTCCACTTTGCTGGGTGGCACTGTTCTTGGTGCTTTAGCCCTGAGGGCATCCATTTTAAGCTGATCTCGGCCCAGAACGGGGACTTCCCGCGTTGGGGCGACTACGAGGACAAACGGGATCTGAATTATATTCGGGACCTGATCCGGACGGGGGGTTGGTTCGATGGATCGGTGCAGGAGTACCCCCCCTCGGACCCCAAAGAGCACATGTACGCCCCAAAGTATATGTTGGAGAATTATGAGAAGTACCTGTACCTTCTGGAGAACCCGTATGTCAAACATGAAAAAATGATTGAGGAGTAA